Proteins from a genomic interval of Vigna radiata var. radiata cultivar VC1973A unplaced genomic scaffold, Vradiata_ver6 scaffold_379, whole genome shotgun sequence:
- the LOC106780218 gene encoding mannosyl-oligosaccharide glucosidase GCS1 — translation MTGSGRTAVRSRAKSLSDADSLRERRPLLNRHRERSKYGSSIPIFNTANLKVVLGICFVAFFTIFFMIRHLMNSATEPKLPRAITPFPAPKIMDLHQFQGEHKESLYWGTYRPHTYLGIRARTPKSLIAGLMWIGVKDGRYHLRHVCRHEDDLSTYGWTKHNGRDFGHQVLVDHGMTLTTRFLKSKVEGSGYGGDWAVRVNVEIDKSKWNEEFGKGAQLFFYLADEAGNALDVSREKLNIHEDSLLATGTREDIGDWQLHFKSMDDLELHYSGFRTPHFHNLSDLVEENLASQIHKHARLQLSDSLDDAPNVLVFQIIGGFPFTTDIVLITGTGTDIESSQEERVSMLTGTSLSNQLKNKEQEFDQKFEKIFNLSEKVDSESVSVAKAAIGNLLGGIGYFYGQSKIALSRILNLREDVNYISYWPTELYTAVPSRSFFPRGFLWDEGFHQLIVWRWDIHISMDIIGHWLDLMNVDGWIPREQILGAESLSRVPEEFVPQHPTNGNPPTLFLALNDIISGLKNNEFTAMDGSKISLFLERSFVRLEAWFHWFNTTQSGKQMSSYYWHGRDNRTVREINPKALSSGLDDYPRASHPSEDEYHLDLRCWMLLAADCMHSIQELLDMESKPGMDYGYTAKLLSNFELLNQMHFDDAYGAYFDFGNHTEKVQLRWKELEAGNYATRQLVRDVTEIPVLRLVPHIGYVSLFPFMGRIIPSESWILEKQLELISNRSLLWTNYGLRSLAKTSSLYMKHNTEHDPPYWRGPVWINMNYRILSALHHYSQENGPYQEKAKAVYEELRSNLIRNIVRNYQQSGFLWEQYDQIKGKGKGAHPFTGWTSLVVLIMAEAYGNI, via the exons ATGACCGGAAGTGGGAGAACCGCCGTTCGGAGTAGAGCGAAATCCCTCTCTGACGCCGATTCTCTTCGAGAAAGGAGACCTCTGCTGAATCGCCACAGAGAGAGAAGCAAATACGGAAGCTCCATTCCGATATTCAATACTGCCAATCTCAAAGTGGTGCTCGGCATATGCTTCGTGGCATTCTTCACCATCTTCTTTATGATCCGCCACCTAATGAATTCCGCCACGGAACCGAAGCTTCCTCGGGCCATTACGCCATTTCCCGCGCCAAAGATAATGGACCTACATCAG TTTCAAGGCGAGCACAAGGAGAGTTTGTATTGGGGAACTTATCGGCCTCACACGTATCTTGGGATTCGTGCCAG GACTCCCAAATCTTTGATAGCTGGATTAATGTGGATTGGTGTGAAGGATGGCAGATATCATTTGCGGCATGTCTGCAGACATGAGGATGACCTGAGTACTTATGGTTGGACAAAGCACAATGGACGTGATTTTGGACATCAAGTACTGGTTGACCATGGCATGACCTTGACTACAAggtttttaaaatcaaaagtaGAAGGCAGTGGTTATGGAGGGGATTGGGCAGTTCGAGTTAATGTGGAAATTGACAA GTCTAAGTGGAATGAGGAATTTGGTAAAGGTGCTCAGCTGTTCTTCTATTTAGCTGATGAAGCTGGTAATGCTCTAGATGTAAGCAGAGAAAAGTTGAACATTCATGAGGATTCTTTGCTTGCAACTGGCACTCGGGAAGATATTGGAGATTGGCAACTACATTTTAAATCAATG GATGATTTGGAACTGCATTATTCAGGATTTCGCACACCTCACTTTCACAATTTGTCTGATCTTGTTGAGGAAAATCTTGCATCACAA ATACATAAGCATGCTCGACTGCAGCTATCTGACTCATTGGATGATGCTCCAAATGTGTTAGTTTTTCAG ATTATTGGTGGATTTCCTTTCACAACAGATATTGTACTAATCACTGGAACTGGAACTGATATAGAAAGTTCTCAAGAAGAGCGTGTCAGTATGCTTACAG GTACCTCACTTTCGaatcaactgaaaaacaaagaacaagAGTTTGACCAAAAGTTTGAGAAAATCTTCAATTTGTCCGAAAAG GTAGATTCTGAATCCGTATCTGTTGCTAAGGCCGCCATTGGAAACTTATTAGGTGGCATCGGCTACTTCTATGGCCAGTCCAAAATTGCTCTTTCAAGAATCCTTAAC CTTAGAGAAGATGtcaattatatatcatattggCCTACTGAGCTTTACACAGCTGTACCAAGTCGATCTTTCTTTCCAAGAGGATTTTTGTGGGATGAAGGTTTCCATCAACTTATAGTCTG GCGTTGGGATATTCATATCTCGATGGATATCATTGGACATTGGTTAGATTTGATGAATGTAGATGGATGGATTCCACGTGAGCAAATTCTGGGGGCTGAATCACTGAG TCGGGTCCCTGAGGAATTTGTTCCTCAACATCCAACAAATGGAAACCCTCCAACTCTGTTTTTAGCATTAAATG ATATAATTAGTGGCTTGAAAAATAACGAATTTACTGCAATGGATGGAAGTAAAATCTCTCTATTCCTGGAACGTTCCTTTGTTCGATTGGAAGCATGGTTCCATTGGTTTAATACAACTCAATCAG GGAAACAAATGAGCAGCTACTATTGGCATGGACGAGACAATAGGACAGTGCGTGAAATAAATCCCAAG GCACTGTCCTCTGGATTGGATGATTATCCACGAGCTTCACACCCAAGTGAAGATGAGTACCACTTGGACCTTAGATGCTGGATGTTACTTGCAGCTGATTGTATGCATTCCATTCAAGAGTTGTTGGATATGGAAAGCAAACCTGGCAtg GATTATGGTTATACTGCTAAGTTGCTATCGAATTTTGAGTTACTTAACCAG ATGCATTTTGATGATGCATATGGTGCGTACTTTGATTTTGGAAATCATACGGAGAAG GTTCAACTTAGATGGAAGGAACTGGAAGCAGGAAACTATGCTACTCGCCAACTTGTTCGAGATGTTACGGAGATACCTGTATTGAGATTGGTTCCTCACATTGGCTATGTTAGTTTATTCCCATTCATGGGGAGGATCATTCCATCT GAATCGTGGATTCTGGAAAAGCAGCTTGAACTCATTTCAAATCGCAGCCTCTTATGGACCAATTATGGACTGCGTTCTCTTGCGAAGACAAG TTCTTTGTACATGAAGCACAACACAGAGCACGACCCTCCATACTGGAGAGGTCCAGTTTGGATAAACATGAATTACAGAATCCTTTCAGCACTCCATCATTACTCCCAAG AGAATGGGCCATACCAGGAGAAAGCTAAAGCTGTCTATGAAGAATTGAGAAGCAATTTGATAAg AAATATAGTGCGGAATTATCAACAAAGTGGATTTTTGTGGGAACAGTACGATCAGATTAAGGGTAAGGGAAAAGGGGCACATCCATTTACTGGCTGGACATCGCTCGTAGTATTAATCATGGCGGAAGCATATGGCAATATTTAG